The Sesamum indicum cultivar Zhongzhi No. 13 linkage group LG1, S_indicum_v1.0, whole genome shotgun sequence genome includes a window with the following:
- the LOC105157778 gene encoding protein decapping 5-like produces MAEEPSSTSNNPAPPPRRFVTRAFSTTLIRKTQPLASKTDLEVKTGTPPAQKEEAIYNDPAIIQSNNHGGPISAISVLAVSGSSTEFNLHGEPFVSNSRSYPSVLSTQHSGNQLGQWSSSPSPHNAISSYDRPTHWQGYGGAPGDIPVAHPHSSSSTTTLYPLQNQESTTMTATNLSNNFSPGHSSATSSSVYFNATPNLSSEQLSTPFTDSTSSKLPLQFHHSTLVNSNGLTMPFPLSYQSTSNIGAPTDNRIDPNVILPPAQSSPHLSVSVPLSDPLLRQQPPLLTPNQLTLSRLSEHCPENSLSLDQKHVGDMSSMCLKIPLSISSSAATEAVQPPLLPLPPPSEKLQYSSQLTEEFDFQAMNEKFKKDELWGYLGKANQRDKIDGAQENGTSSQDAWDDNNRSVSNGEPKVAYNKDDFFDTISCNSTSRGARNGQYRSFERMKLDSETFGSFRQRTQLGYENGARHGEHRGSYNWGRGSYYGNRDRGCFGQRFQ; encoded by the exons ATGGCGGAAGAACCTTCTAGTACTAGCAACAATCCAGCGCCACCGCC TCGGAGATTCGTTACGAGGGCGTTCTCTACTACCTTAATCCGCAAGACTCAACCTTTGGCCTCAAAAACG GATTTAGAAGTTAAAACTGGCACACCACCAGCTCAAAAGGAGGAGGCAATATACAATGATCCTGCAATTATTCAG TCAAACAATCATGGGGGCCCTATAAGTGCAATATCAGTATTAGCTGTCAGTGGATCATCGACAGAATTCAACTTGCATGGTGAACCCTTTGTGTCCAATTCAAGATCCTACCCGAGTGTATTGTCTACGCAGCATTCTGGAAATCAGTTGGGGCAGTGGAGTTCTTCCCCGTCGCCACATAATGCTATATCATCTTATGACAGGCCAACACATTGGCAAGGATACGGGGGAGCACCTGGGGATATTCCTGTTGCTCACCCACATTCCTCTTCATCAACCACGACATTATATCCCCTGCAGAATCAGGAATCCACAACCATGACAGCAACAAATTTATCCAATAATTTTTCTCCAGGGCATTCTTCTGCTACTTCTAGTTCTGTCTATTTTAATGCTACACCTAATCTTTCTTCTGAGCAACTCTCTACACCTTTTACTGATTCAACCTCCTCAAAGTTGCCTCTGCAGTTTCATCATTCTACACTAGTGAATTCTAATGGATTGACCATGCCTTTTCCATTAAGCTACCAGAGTACAAGCAACATTGGAGCTCCAACCGATAACAGAATTGATCCTAATGTCATATTGCCTCCAGCCCAGTCTTCCCCCCATTTATCTGTTTCAGTTCCATTATCAGATCCACTGTTAAGACAACAACCACCGTTACTAACTCCAAACCAATTAACACTGTCCAGACTATCCGAACATTGTCCTGAGAATAGTTTGTCTCTGGATCAGAAGCATGTTGGTGATATGAGTTCAATGTGTCTAAAAATCCCATTGTCAATCTCCTCATCAGCTGCTACTGAAGCAGTGCAACCACCTTTGTTGCCATTGCCACCACCTTCGGAAAAG TTACAGTACTCTTCCCAACTTACTgaagaatttgattttcaagCAATGAATGAGAAGTTTAAGAAGGATGAGCTCTGGGGTTACCTTGGCAAAGCAAACCAGAGAGACAAAATAGATGGGGCACAAGAAAATGGTACAAGTAGCCAGGATGCCTGGGATGATAACAATAGATCAGTATCTAATGGTGAGCCCAAG GTTGCCTATAACAAAGATGATTTCTTTGATACCATATCTTGCAATTCCACCAGCCGCGGTGCTAGGAATGGACAGTATCGATCCTTTGAGAGAATGAAATTGGACTCTGAG ACCTTCGGCAGTTTTCGACAGAGAACTCAATTAGGCTATGAAAATGGAGCTAGACATGGTGAGCACCGTGGCTCCTACAATTGGGGGAGGGGGTCTTACTATGGTAATAGGGACCGTGGATGTTTTGGGCAGAGATTTCAATGA
- the LOC110012322 gene encoding uncharacterized protein LOC110012322, whose product MERPNQYSSVFFLTIILVSGLLSFALCLAAEFKKSKKNDLRLVGKQCYLPRSSAYELGITALICLSVAQVIGNLFTCRQFQSGEHTRGCKVIKPSVSCTLLVLSWISFGLAVILISGATSMSRNQTPGEGWLDGECYLVKDGVYVGSAILGLLALGSTLASGAIRISKRQAEENRKVHAQVDE is encoded by the exons ATGGAAAGGCCAAACCAATACAGTTCTGTATTTTTCTTAACCATCATCCTCGTCTCCGGTCTCCTCTCCTTCGCCTTGTGCCTTGCCGCagaattcaagaaatcaaAG aaaaatgaTCTAAGATTAGTTGGGAAACAGTGTTACCTGCCCAGAAGCTCAGCCTACGAACTGGGAATCACGGCCTTAATCTGCCTTTCTGTTGCCCAAGTTATCGGGAATTTGTTCACTTGCAGACAATTCCAATCAGGAGAGCATACCAGAGGCTGTAAAGTTATAAAGCCTTCAGTTTCATGCACGTTGCTGGTTTTATCTTG GATCAGCTTTGGGCTTGCTGTAATTTTAATCAGTGGAGCCACCAGCATGAGCCGAAATCAAACCCCTGGAGAAGGATGGTTAGATGGAGAATGCTACCTGGTGAAAGATGGAGTGTATGTTGGTTCAGCCATTCTGGGCCTGCTGGCTCTGGGCTCAACCCTTGCCTCAGGTGCCATTAGGATAAGCAAGAGACAAGCTGAAGAAAACAGGAAGGTTCATGCACAAGTTGatgaataa